One genomic window of Mogibacterium diversum includes the following:
- a CDS encoding phosphoribosyltransferase family protein gives MIRIDNKEIDLKHFPDGTMLIKHLSDCENTKITWLYDNDEEYMVIYFLVKHLRTHGVKRIELLMPYIPNARMDRVKNSDEVFTLKYFAEFINDLKFDTVEVIDPHSNVSTALIDNISIIEPTDIILHLLEIVNSDGNTILFFPDEGAMKRYSHIASKCDIPYVFGMKNRDWRTGEILGLEVLGETDVVPGKNILIIDDICSRGGTFLHSAKALKDMGAADIDLYVSHLENAVWEGDMIKSGLVRNVYTTNSIYRFQDKGPVRVVKEY, from the coding sequence ATGATTCGTATAGATAATAAAGAAATTGATTTGAAACATTTTCCGGATGGTACTATGCTCATAAAACACTTATCTGATTGTGAAAATACCAAAATCACTTGGCTTTATGATAATGATGAAGAGTACATGGTGATTTATTTCCTTGTGAAGCACCTGAGAACTCATGGGGTAAAGAGAATTGAACTACTAATGCCCTATATTCCAAATGCCAGAATGGATAGGGTAAAAAACTCCGACGAAGTATTCACGCTTAAGTATTTTGCTGAGTTTATCAATGATCTTAAATTCGACACCGTGGAGGTAATTGACCCACATTCAAATGTCAGTACCGCGTTAATCGATAACATCTCTATCATTGAACCGACGGATATTATCTTACATCTACTCGAAATCGTGAATAGTGACGGAAATACCATTCTGTTTTTTCCAGATGAGGGGGCAATGAAAAGGTATTCTCACATAGCATCAAAGTGCGATATTCCGTATGTGTTCGGCATGAAGAATCGTGACTGGAGAACAGGGGAGATATTGGGACTTGAAGTGCTTGGAGAAACCGATGTAGTTCCAGGCAAAAATATCCTTATTATCGATGATATATGCTCGAGGGGCGGAACGTTTTTACATAGTGCTAAAGCTTTAAAAGACATGGGTGCTGCCGATATTGACCTATATGTGTCTCACCTCGAAAATGCAGTTTGGGAAGGCGATATGATTAAGAGCGGGCTCGTTAGGAATGTTTATACAACCAATAGCATATATCGATTTCAGGATAAGGGACCAGTTAGGGTTGTAAAGGAGTATTAG
- a CDS encoding nicotinate phosphoribosyltransferase has translation MSANKINPMLLIDFYKAVHAEMLPKGITKSVSYFTPRMSRVNRWDKVVMFGLQGFIKNYLIDYFNEEFFGRPFDEVIEDYKRIMDNALGSEAYKIEKVEELHHLGYLPIEIVALPEGTLVPMHVPMFGITNTHPDFAWLPQSLESLISAESWHPMIAATVGYTYRQIVNEYYDKTCDDNIPRARALGAFDFRGEESVESAMKAGAGWCLSFLNTATVPTIPYLEANYNCDCTKEPVAFGSPSTEHSVMCSNYAIDGDEITLLRRLLTEIYPNTSFSAVLDSYDYWNIIDNVLPKLKPEIMAHNGCMLMRGDSGDCIEVVTKTVFKLWEQFGGTINSKGYKVLDPHVKAIYGDSITVQRCEEVYRILEENGFACSNVALGVGSFSMQCIEEGGVLKPFTRDTFSSCIKATYCEIEGKPYPIFKNPKDGGFKKSQKGCCAVFKDDKGELSYKDEYAWEEVCRNPKNELISVFKDGKLTVSQTLAEIRAVLHKGEF, from the coding sequence ATGAGTGCGAATAAGATAAATCCTATGCTGCTTATAGATTTTTATAAGGCTGTACATGCCGAAATGCTACCTAAAGGAATAACAAAGTCGGTTTCATATTTTACACCGAGGATGAGCCGCGTAAACAGATGGGACAAGGTTGTAATGTTCGGACTTCAAGGCTTTATTAAGAACTATTTAATTGATTACTTTAATGAGGAGTTCTTTGGAAGACCTTTTGATGAAGTAATTGAAGATTATAAAAGGATTATGGATAACGCCCTTGGTAGTGAAGCTTATAAAATAGAAAAAGTAGAAGAGCTACATCATCTTGGATACCTGCCAATAGAGATTGTGGCCCTACCAGAGGGTACATTGGTGCCAATGCATGTGCCTATGTTCGGAATTACTAATACACACCCAGACTTTGCATGGCTTCCTCAGTCGCTTGAAAGCTTAATATCTGCCGAAAGCTGGCATCCTATGATCGCTGCAACTGTCGGATATACATATAGACAGATTGTAAATGAATATTACGACAAAACGTGTGATGATAATATTCCTCGTGCGAGAGCTCTAGGGGCATTTGACTTCAGAGGAGAAGAATCTGTTGAATCTGCCATGAAGGCTGGCGCTGGATGGTGCTTGTCTTTCCTTAACACCGCCACTGTTCCGACTATCCCGTACCTCGAGGCTAACTACAATTGTGACTGCACGAAGGAGCCTGTAGCGTTTGGCAGCCCAAGTACCGAGCATTCGGTTATGTGTAGCAATTATGCGATAGATGGGGATGAAATTACCTTGCTCAGAAGACTGCTTACTGAGATATATCCAAATACAAGCTTCAGTGCTGTATTAGATTCATACGACTACTGGAATATTATCGATAATGTGCTTCCTAAATTAAAGCCTGAAATCATGGCACATAACGGGTGCATGCTCATGAGAGGCGATTCAGGGGACTGCATCGAAGTCGTAACTAAAACTGTCTTCAAGCTGTGGGAGCAGTTTGGTGGAACTATAAACAGCAAGGGATACAAGGTTCTTGACCCTCACGTGAAAGCAATTTATGGTGACTCGATAACCGTTCAAAGATGCGAAGAGGTCTATAGAATTCTTGAGGAAAATGGATTTGCTTGTTCTAATGTCGCACTAGGTGTTGGATCGTTTTCAATGCAGTGCATCGAAGAAGGTGGTGTGCTGAAACCGTTTACAAGAGATACTTTCAGCTCGTGCATTAAAGCTACTTACTGCGAGATTGAGGGGAAACCATATCCTATTTTCAAGAATCCTAAGGACGGTGGATTCAAAAAGTCACAGAAGGGTTGCTGCGCTGTGTTTAAGGATGATAAAGGTGAGCTTAGTTACAAGGATGAATATGCTTGGGAAGAAGTATGCCGAAATCCTAAGAACGAATTAATTTCTGTTTTCAAAGATGGTAAACTTACAGTAAGCCAGACTCTAGCGGAAATAAGAGCGGTGCTACATAAAGGTGAATTTTAA
- a CDS encoding cysteine hydrolase family protein — MKKTLIVVDMQKDFIDGALGTKEAVDIVQNVKNKIAEYKSRGDEIIFTRDTHKQNYLETNEGRHLPVEHCIEETEGWKIPEELYVEGATYLNKPSFGYTDWDKFDFKDVEIIGLCTDICVVSNALIIKAAFPEIDVTVDARCCAGVTPETHEAALTTMRCCQVNVIGE; from the coding sequence ATGAAAAAAACATTAATTGTTGTAGACATGCAGAAGGATTTTATTGATGGAGCATTAGGTACGAAAGAAGCAGTTGACATAGTTCAAAATGTTAAGAATAAGATTGCTGAATATAAGTCTAGAGGTGATGAAATAATTTTTACGAGAGACACTCATAAGCAAAACTACCTTGAGACGAATGAGGGTAGACATCTCCCAGTAGAGCACTGCATCGAGGAGACTGAGGGCTGGAAAATTCCGGAAGAACTTTATGTCGAAGGTGCTACTTATTTAAATAAACCGAGCTTCGGATACACTGACTGGGACAAATTTGATTTTAAAGATGTTGAAATTATTGGACTTTGTACAGACATATGTGTAGTCTCGAACGCACTTATAATCAAGGCAGCATTTCCAGAAATTGATGTAACTGTAGATGCGCGCTGCTGTGCAGGAGTAACACCAGAGACTCATGAGGCGGCATTGACCACCATGAGATGCTGTCAGGTAAACGTAATAGGTGAATAG
- a CDS encoding TrpB-like pyridoxal phosphate-dependent enzyme, with translation MSKNTNNSAIPYKIYLQENEMPTHYYNVRADMKDKPAPLVNPGTGNPVTFDDLKPVFCDELIEQELNDTDRYIEIPEEIRDFYKMYRPSPLVRAYCLEEKLQTPAKIYYKFEGNNTSGSHKLNSAIAQAYYAKKEGLKGVTTETGAGQWGTALSMACSCLGLDCKVYMVKVSYEQKPFRREVMRTYGASVTPSPSETTEVGRKILREHPGTTGSLGCAISEAVEAAATSDGYKYVLGSVLNQVLLHQSVIGEEAMTAMKKYGIKPDVIIGCAGGGSNLGGLISPFMGEKLRGEADYRFVAVEPASCPSLTRGRYAYDFCDTGHVCPMAKMYTIGSGYIPAPNHAGGLRYHGMSPIVSELYHQGEIEAVSYTQTEVFEAARDFARVEGILPAPESSHAIKAAIDEALKCKETGEEKTILFGLTGTGYFDLYAYEQFNDGNMTDYVPSDEEIEASLATLPNIEG, from the coding sequence ATGTCAAAGAACACAAACAATAGCGCAATACCGTATAAGATTTATTTGCAAGAAAATGAGATGCCAACACACTATTACAATGTGAGAGCTGATATGAAAGATAAGCCCGCTCCACTTGTAAATCCAGGTACAGGAAATCCGGTAACCTTCGATGATCTGAAACCTGTGTTTTGCGATGAGCTCATAGAGCAAGAGTTAAACGATACCGATAGATATATCGAGATTCCTGAGGAGATAAGGGATTTTTATAAGATGTATAGACCTTCCCCTCTCGTACGCGCTTACTGCCTTGAGGAGAAGCTCCAGACCCCTGCCAAGATTTATTATAAGTTCGAGGGAAACAACACTAGCGGAAGTCATAAGCTCAACTCGGCAATAGCACAGGCTTACTACGCTAAGAAAGAGGGACTCAAAGGAGTCACAACCGAGACTGGTGCTGGTCAGTGGGGAACTGCCCTATCCATGGCTTGCTCTTGCCTCGGTCTAGACTGCAAGGTTTACATGGTTAAGGTTTCATATGAACAGAAACCATTCCGCCGTGAGGTTATGAGGACTTATGGTGCATCGGTTACACCGTCTCCTTCTGAAACTACAGAGGTAGGTAGAAAGATCCTGCGCGAGCACCCTGGAACTACAGGAAGCCTTGGCTGTGCAATTTCCGAGGCTGTAGAGGCTGCTGCGACAAGCGATGGATACAAGTACGTACTAGGAAGCGTATTAAATCAAGTGCTTCTACACCAGAGTGTAATCGGCGAAGAAGCAATGACCGCAATGAAGAAGTACGGCATCAAGCCCGATGTAATTATCGGATGTGCTGGTGGCGGTAGCAACTTAGGCGGTCTCATATCACCATTCATGGGCGAAAAGCTTAGAGGCGAGGCTGACTACCGTTTCGTCGCTGTTGAGCCTGCATCATGCCCTAGCCTTACAAGAGGTCGTTATGCTTACGATTTCTGCGATACTGGACATGTATGCCCAATGGCAAAGATGTACACGATTGGCAGTGGCTATATCCCTGCACCTAATCACGCAGGCGGACTGCGCTACCACGGTATGAGCCCAATCGTTTCTGAGCTATATCACCAAGGCGAAATCGAGGCTGTAAGCTATACACAGACGGAAGTCTTCGAAGCTGCTCGTGACTTTGCTAGAGTTGAAGGCATACTCCCTGCTCCAGAGAGCAGTCATGCTATTAAGGCAGCTATAGATGAAGCTCTAAAGTGCAAAGAGACTGGCGAAGAAAAGACCATTCTGTTTGGACTTACTGGAACTGGTTATTTTGATCTCTATGCCTACGAACAGTTTAACGATGGCAATATGACTGACTACGTACCAAGCGACGAGGAAATTGAAGCGAGCCTAGCTACACTTCCAAACATTGAAGGTTAA
- the nadE gene encoding NAD(+) synthase has translation MMEYRFDAEKTKHELVTWIRQFFDENGPGCNAVLGISGGKDSSIAAALCVEALGRDRVIGVLMPNGEQADIEMARLLVNHLGIRSIEINIKSAVDGVLNGIESGEKNGLNLEISKQTKENLPPRIRMSTVYAISQSMNGRVVNTCNLSEDWVGYSTRYGDSVGDFSPMSNLTVTEVKQIGRLLELPDVLIDKVPIDGLCGKTDEDNLGFTYEMLDVYIRTGEITDLEKKEIIDRKHVQNLFKLKLMPMFDPKIDTI, from the coding sequence ATGATGGAATATAGATTCGATGCAGAGAAGACAAAACATGAACTGGTTACGTGGATTCGTCAGTTCTTCGATGAGAATGGACCAGGCTGTAATGCAGTACTTGGAATATCGGGGGGAAAGGACAGCTCCATTGCAGCTGCACTATGCGTAGAGGCGCTAGGTAGGGACCGTGTAATAGGCGTGCTTATGCCAAATGGAGAGCAGGCTGATATCGAAATGGCAAGGCTTTTAGTTAATCATTTAGGAATACGGAGCATCGAGATTAATATCAAGTCTGCCGTGGATGGGGTGCTTAATGGGATTGAATCAGGTGAGAAGAACGGATTGAACTTAGAGATTTCAAAGCAGACAAAAGAAAACCTCCCTCCTAGGATTAGAATGTCTACGGTATATGCTATAAGTCAAAGCATGAATGGCAGGGTTGTTAATACATGTAATTTATCGGAAGATTGGGTTGGTTATTCAACTAGGTATGGCGACTCTGTCGGTGACTTTAGTCCTATGTCTAATTTGACTGTAACGGAAGTTAAGCAAATTGGTCGTCTGCTAGAATTGCCAGATGTTCTTATTGACAAAGTGCCTATCGATGGTCTGTGTGGAAAAACCGATGAAGATAACCTCGGGTTCACTTATGAAATGCTGGATGTATATATTAGGACAGGCGAGATTACCGACTTAGAAAAGAAAGAAATTATAGATAGAAAGCATGTACAGAATTTATTTAAATTGAAACTCATGCCTATGTTTGATCCTAAAATTGATACTATATAA